The DNA sequence GGGCAAGTCCACCCTGCTGCAGGGATTCGGCGGCGTGCTGGGCGGAGCCGACGAGGGTGAGACCCTCGGGCAGCTCCTCGTCGACGGGCAGGCCCCCGTGGATGCGCGCGGACGCGTCGGCATGGTGCTGCAGGACCCCGACACGCAGACGATCCTGGCGCGGGTCGGCGACGACGTCGCGTTCGGCTGCGAGAACCTCGGCGTCCCGAGGGACGAGATCTGGGCCCGCGTGCGCGAGGCGCTGGATGCCGTGCAGCTCGACGTCGCGCTCGACCGCTCGACAGCGGCACTGTCCGGCGGACAGAAGCAGCGCCTCGCGCTGGCCGGCGTGCTTGCCATGCGCCCCGGCGCGATCCTCCTGGACGAGCCGACCGCGAACCTCGACCCGGCGGGTGTGGACGAGGTGCGGGATGCCGTCGGCGCAGCGCTCGACCGCACCGGGGCGACGCTCGTGGTGATCGAGCACCGCATCGACGTGTGGCTGCCCCTCGTGACCAGGGTGATCGTGCTCGGCGCGGGCGACGACAGCACGGTGGTACTGGCCGACGGCACACCCGAGGCCGTGCTGGGCGCCCGTGGCGCCGAGCTCGCGGCATCCGGCGTCTGGGTCCCCGGCCACCCGCCTGCTCTTCCTCCTGCGCCGCGCACGGAGCCGGGGGAACCTCTGATCGAGACTCGGGCCCTGCGGGTCTCGCGTCGCCGGGGACTGCCGGTCGCCGGCCCGTTCGACCTCGCGGTGCACGCGGGCGAGGTGCTGGGCATCACCGGGCCGAACGGTGCGGGCAAGTCGACGCTGGGACTCACGCTCGCCGGGCTGATCCCCGCCGAGGAGGGAGCAGTGCGTGCGACGCCGTCGCTCGCCGCGGGCGAGACGCCCGATCCTCTCGCCTGGTCGTCGCGGGCACTGCTGACGCGCATCGCGACGGTGCTGCAGACGCCGGAGCATCAGCTGCTCGCCAAGACGGTTCGCGAGGAGCTAGCGGTCGGCCCCCGCGCCCTGCGGCTCGCTCCCGACGAGATCGCGTCCCGCACAGACGACCTGCTCGACCGCCTGCGGCTCCGCGCCCTCGCGGACGCCAACCCGTACACGCTGTCCGGCGGTGAGAAGCGGAGGCTGACGGTGGCGGCGGCGATCGCCACCCGGCCGCGCATGCTCGTGCTCGACGAGCCCACCTTCGGACAGGATGCCGTGACGTGGGCCGAGCTGGTGGGCCTCATGGCCGCTCTCCGCGACGAGGGCACCGCGATCGTCGCGATCAGTCATGACGAGGCCGTGCTCAGCGCTCTGCACGCCAGACGGATCGAGGTCGGACGTTGATCGACCCGCTGACCGCCCGCGTCGACCGTACAGGGCCCATCGCTCCCCGCTCCGCGCTCGCCAAGCTCGCCGCCGCGCTGCTGATCGCTCTGCCGCTCGTGCTGACGATCGACGTCGTCTCGGCATCCGTCGCCCTGCTGCTCGAGATCCCGCTGTTGCTGCTCGCGGGGCTGAGGCCGCGGGAGTTCTGGCTGCGCACCGCCGTGCTCTGGATCGCCGCACCGCTCAGCGCGGTCACGATCGCCCTCTACGGCGCGACGAGCGGCACGGTTCACGTCGAGTGGCTCGTGATGAGGGTCAGCGACGGGTCGCTCGCGCTCGCCGCCGCCACCGCGGTTCGTGTGCTGGCGATCGGCCTCCCGGCTGTCGTGCTGTTCGTCACGGTCGATCCGACCGATCTCGCCGACGACCTCGCGCAGCGCCTGCGCCTGCCCGCCCGGTTCGTCGTGGGCGCGCTCGCCGGGATGCGGATGCTGGGACTCCTGGCCGACGACTGGCGTGCCCTGGCGCTGGCGAGGCGCGCGCGGGGGGTCGCCGACGAGGGCAGGGTGCGCCGGGCGCTCGGCATGGCGTTCGCCCTGTTCGTGCTGGCGATCCGTCGCGGCTCGTCACTGGCCACGGCCATGGAGGCGCGCGGGTTCGGCGGCTCCGGTGCCCGGTCGTGGGCGCGTCCGTCGCGGTGGGACCGCAGGGACACGGCGCTCGTCGTCGTGGCGGCGGTCATCCCGGTCGCCGCGATCGCGGTCGCCGTGGTCACGGGCGCGTGGAACTTCATCCTCGGTCCGACCGCCTGACGACTCCCACGCCGCGCGGAATCTCGATATTCAGCTTTTTCATAGCCCCGGTGCCCGCGGGTTCGCTACCATCGACGTAACCCAAGGGGAGTACTCCGACACGGGTGGCTCGTCATTACGGATGTCCCTGCATCCCGGGTCCCCGGTCCTCGTTCGAGGATGGAGAAGACCTTGGCGTAGACCCTGTCGCGCCAGTTCTCGGAGACCCTTGTGAACATCACCCCCCTCGTCTGGATCATCACGATCCTCGTCACGATCGCCTTCTTCGTGTACGAGTTCTTCGCGCACGTCCGCAAGCCGCACGAGCCCACCGTCGGCGAGTCCGCCCGCTGGTCGGCCTTCTACATCGGCCTCGCCCTGCTGTTCGGCGTCGGCATCGGAGTGGTCTCCGGGTGGGAATTCGGCGGAGAGTACTTCGCCGGCTACCTGACCGAGAAGGCGCTGTCGATCGACAACCTGTTCGTCTTCCTCATCGTGATGGCCGGTTTCGCGGTGCCGCGCATCTATCAGCAGAAGGTGCTGATGATCGGCATCGTGATCGCGCTCATCATGCGCGGCGCGTTCATCGCCCTGGGCGCCACGCTCATCGAGAACTTCTCCTGGATCTTCTACCTGTTCGGCGCCCTGCTGCTCGTGCTCGCGTACCGCCAGGCGTTCGCGGGCGGCGACCACAACCCCGCCGACGGCCGCTTCATGCGGTTCGTCCGCCGCATCCTTCCCGTCAGCGACGAGTACGCCGGAGACCGCCTCACCGTCGTCAAGGCGGGTCGCCGCTTCGTGACGCCGATGTTCCTCGTCATCATCGCGATCGGCTTCGTCGACCTGATCTTCGCCGTCGACTCGATCCCCGCGATCTACGGCCTCACCGAGGAGGCGTACATCGTCTTCACGGCCAATGCGTTCGCCCTGATGGGCCTGCGTCAGCTGTACTTCCTCATCGGCGGTCTGCTCGAGCGCCTCGTGTACCTGGCTCAGGGACTCGCCGTCATCCTCGCCTTCATCGGCGTCAAGCTCGTGCTCCACGCGATGCACGTCAACGAGCTGCCGTTCATCAACGGCGGCGAGCCGATGCTGTGGGCCCCCGAGATCCCGATCTGGTTCTCGCTCGTCTTCATCGGCGCGACGATCGCCGTCGCCACCGTCGCGAGCCTCGCCAAGACCCGACGCGACGACCGTCGCGCCGCCCTCGACTCGTCCTCCGCAGGCACTCCCGCCGACACCACCCCTCGCACAGACAAGGACCCCTCGTGAACCAGTCGCGCCGCTCTGACGCGTCCGCAGACCCTGACAGACCCGGCGCCCGAAGGACCTCGGGCACCACCTCGCCGCAGGAGGCGACCCGATGATGGGCGACCTGCTGTGGAACATCGCACTCGTCTTCGTCTTCGTCCTCGTCGGCGGCGTGTTCGCCGCGACGGAGATGGCCCTCGTCACGCTGCGGGAGAGCCAGATCAACGCGATCGCCGCCCGCGGGCGCCGCGGCGCGAAGGTCGCGGGCCTCGCCCGCAACCCGAACACGTTCCTCTCGGCCGTGCAGATCGGCGTCACGGTGGCCGGCTTCGCGTCGGCCGCTTACGGTGCGACCTCGATCGCGCCGTCGGTCGCGCCGCTCCTGCAGTCGCTCGGCCTCGACGAGCAGCTGTCGTTCACGCTCGCGACCGTCATCCTGACCCTGCTGATCGCGTACCTGTCGCTCGTCCTCGGCGAGCTCGTGCCGAAGCGTCTGGCGATCCAGCGCAACGCGCAGTTCGCCTACGCCGTGGCTCCGGTGCTCGACGGCTTCGCGACCGTGATGCGCCCGGTGATCTGGCTGCTCTCGGTCTCGACCAACGCGCTCGTGCGTCTGCTCGGCGGTGATCCTCACAAGACCGCCGACGAGCTGAGCGAGGAGGAGCTGCGCGACATCGTCGCGACGCACCAGAGCCTCCCCGACGACGAGCGCCGCATCCTCGACGACGTGCTGTCGCTGCGCGACCGCCAGGTCAGCGAGGTCATGCGCCCGAGGCCCGAGGTCGTCGCGCTCGACGGCACGGCCACGATCGCCGAATCGATGGCGCAGGTCACGGAGCTGCCGTTCTCGCGGTACCCCGTGGTCGACGCCTCGATCGACGACATCGTCGGCTTCGTGCACGTGCGCGACCTGTTCGAGGCTGCGGTGGCCGATCCGTCACGGACGGTCGACAGCCTCGCGCGTCCGGTCGAGTACCTGCCGTCGACCGCGCGGGTGCTGCCGACGCTCACCCGGCTGCGTGCGGCCGGCCACCACATCGCCGTCGTCGTCGACGAGTACGGCGGCACCGACGGCATCGTCACTCTCGAGGACCTCGTGGAGGAGGTCGTCGGCGAGATCTTCGACGAGTACGACACCGAGGACCGCATCCCCGCCGCCGGCGGGTCGCTCGACGGCCGCCTCAATCTCGGCGACTTCGCCGAGATCACCGGGATCGCGCTGCCGCGCGGGGCGTCGGACACGGTCGCGGGCTTCGTGACAGAGATGCTCGGCCGCCTCGCGGTGGTGGGCGACTCGGTCGAGGTGCCCGGCGCGACGATCCGCGTGACCGCGGTGGACCGCCGACGCATCTCGGAGATCCGGGTCGTGCTGCACGACGAGTCCGGCTCGTCGGACAGCACGGATGCCGCCGAGGGCGCCCCGGCCTGACATACCGCGCGACCGCTGCCGGCGGCTCAGGTCTCGTTCCAGAGCCGCCGGTAGTAGTCGATCCTCGCGCGGTCGGGTGCGACGCCGTACGCCTCGATGAGGGCGTCCTCCCACCCGCGTCCGTAGTTCCACTCGGTGCTCATCGAGGCGACCGCGATGTCGGCCCAGCGGTCGGCGACGCCGAGCGCGGCGAGGTCGACATGGCCGAGTGGCCGGCCGTCGTCGTCGAGCAGCGTGTTCGGCACGCAGGCGTCGCCGTGGCACACCACGAGCATGTCGACCGGCGGCGGAACCCGCAGATCGTCAGGGACGCGGATGCCGCGCTGCGCCGCGTTCGCGATGCGCGACGCCGGGTCCCACGACCACGGGCACTCGGCGGCCGGCAGGGCGTCGTGCAGCGCGCGGAGCCCCGCGCCGACGGCTGGCACCGCCGTGGCAGGATCCGCGACCCATCGCGGGTCGACGGCGCTGCGGCCGGGCAGCGCCGTCGTCACGAGCCACTCGTGCGCGGCATCCTGACCCTGGTCCAGGACCTCGGGGACCGTCGTCCAGCGGCGAGCCCACCGCATCCGCTCCGCCTCGTCGCGCATGTTCGCCTCGGCATCGTGCGGGCCCCACTTGATGTAGCGGCCGTCGTCGGTGCGGAAGGTCACGCCGCCGAGGGAGTTCCGCCACACGGGCGTGAGCGCGGCGCCGCCCGCGAGCGAGCGGACGATCTCGGGCACCGGCAGCGCCGCCTCGGGGATGCTCATGCGTCCATCCTCGTGTCTGCGCCCGCGGCTCTGATCCGCCGCGCCGGGTGTCGTAGGCTCGGAGCGATCGCCGGGACGACGCGGCGATCGGGATGACACTCGGAATCAGTTAGGCTGGCACCGAGTCGCACACGTTCGAAGGGGAACCGCATGCAGATCCAGGGATCCAGCGCTCTCGTCACCGGCGGCGCGTCGGGCCTCGGCCTCGCCACCGCGCGGGCGCTCGCCGCCGAGGGGGCCGTCGTCACGATCCTCGACCTCCCGTCGTCCGCCGGCGCGGAGATCGCCCACGAGCTCGGCGGCGTGTTCAGCCCCGGCGACGTGACGAACGCCGAGGACGCCGCAGCAGCCGCCCGTGCCGCACAGGACGCCGCTCCGCTGCGCATCGTCGTGAACTGCGCGGGTATCGCGCCCCCGGCCAAGGTGCTCGACCGCGAGGGCAACCCGGCGGTGCTCGCCGACTTCGAACGCATCGTGCGCATCAACCTCGTCGGCACGTTCAACGTGCTGTCCCAGGCCGCAGCCGTCATCGCGAAGAACGACCCCGTCGAGGGCGGTGACCGCGGCGTGGTCGTGAACACCGCGAGCGTCGCCGCGTTCGACGGCCAGATCGGGCAGCCCGCCTACTCGGCGTCGAAGGGCGGCGTCCACGCCATGACCCTCCCCGTCGCGCGCGAGCTCGCCCGCTACGGCATTCGCGTGTGCACGATCGCACCCGGCATCATGGAGACCCCGATGCTGATGGGACTGCCGCAGGAGGCCCAGGACTCGCTCGGCACCCAGGTGCCGTATCCGTCGCGGCTCGGCCGGCCCGACGAGTACGCATCGCTCGTGCGCCAGATCGTCGAGAACGGCTACCTCAACGGCGAGACGATCCGCCTCGACGGCGCGATCCGCATGGCGCCGAAGTGAGCACCCCGCCGGCTTTCGAATCGCGCGCTTTGCACGAATCGGGGCGGCAGAACTGCAATTCAAGCGATTCGAAACGGGAAGGTGGGCGATGAGCGCACTGGCAGGCAAGACCATCCTCATGTCGGGCGGCAGCCGCGGCATCGGCCTCGCGATCGCCCTGCGTGCCGCGGCCGACGGCGCGAACATCGCGATGCTCGCGAAGACCGACTCCCCGCATCCGAAGCTCGAGGGCACGGTGCACACCGCGGCGGAGCAGATCCGCGCGGCGGGCGGGCAGGCGCTGCCGATCGTCGGCGACGTCCGTGACGACGACGACATCACCGAGGCCGTGCTGAAGACCCAGGGCGAGTTCGGCGGCATCGACATCGTCGTCAACAACGCCAGCGTCATCGACCTCTCTCGGTCGCTGGAGCTCGGAGCCAAGAAGTACGACCTCATGCAGGACGTGAACGTGCGCGGCACCTTCATGCTGTCGCGCGCCGCGATCCCCATGCTCAAGGATGCCGAGAACCCGCACATCCTGTCGCTGTCGCCGCCCCTCAACCCGACGCCGAGATGGCTCGGCGCGCACACCGGCTACACGCTCGCGAAGTTCGGCATGACCATGGTCACACTGGGTCTCGCGGCGGAGTTCGCCCGCGACGGCATCGCCGCCAACACCCTCTGGCCGCGCACGACCATCGCGACCGCGGCCGTGCAGAACCTGCTCGGCGGAGACAAGGTCATGGCCGCGAGCCGCACCGCCGAGATCTATGCCGACGCCGCCTACTCGGTGCTGACCAAGCCCGCCGGCGGGTACACGGGGCAGACGCTCATCGTGGAGGACGTGCTCGAGGCCGACGGCGTCACCGACTTCTCGCGGTACGCGGCGGTGCAGGGCACCCCCGACGATCGCCTCTTCCCCGACATCTTCCTGGACTGACGAGGGGGACGGGCGGCGCTTCTCCCGTCGCCGTCAGAACAGCAGGTAGACCGCGCCGACCACGGTGAGGACGATGACGATCCGGTCGAACAGCACCTGGTTCAGCCGCCGCGCGACGACGAGTCCGAGCAGCGCGCCGACGACGACGAGCGGTGCGAGGGCGGCATCCATCAGCAGCACCGGCGGATGGAAGAGGCCGAGTCCGGCCAGGAACGGCACTTTCGTGACGTTGATGATCGCGAAGAACCAGGCCGATGTGCCGAGGAACACCTGCACCGGTGTGCGGGTCGCGAGGAAGTACATCGACATCACGGGTCCGCCGGCGTTCGCGACCATGGTCGTGAAACCGCCGAGCGTTCCGTAGGTGCCGGCGAGCAGGATGCCGCCGCGCGGCGTCTCCTGCACCTCCCGCCGACTCTGTCTCCACCGCCGCCACAGCGTCACCGCGATCATGAGCAGCAGGATCACGCCGATCGCCCGGCGCACGATGCCGTCGCCCGCGATCGCGAGGAAGGCGAAACCGACGAGGAGCCCTGCCACGACCGCCGGCGCGAGGCGCAGCAGCGTCGGCCAGTGCGCGTGGCGGCGATATGCGGCGATCGCGAAGACATCGCCGACCATGAGCAGCAGGAGCATCGC is a window from the Microbacterium sp. LWO14-1.2 genome containing:
- a CDS encoding sulfite exporter TauE/SafE family protein is translated as MPALDPWAWAALGLAAVTIGISKTALPGANILAIALFATVLPARTSTAAMLLLLMVGDVFAIAAYRRHAHWPTLLRLAPAVVAGLLVGFAFLAIAGDGIVRRAIGVILLLMIAVTLWRRWRQSRREVQETPRGGILLAGTYGTLGGFTTMVANAGGPVMSMYFLATRTPVQVFLGTSAWFFAIINVTKVPFLAGLGLFHPPVLLMDAALAPLVVVGALLGLVVARRLNQVLFDRIVIVLTVVGAVYLLF
- a CDS encoding ATP-binding cassette domain-containing protein, translating into MTAAVQPAALEARGWGWRYATRRRWAVRDVELRIEPGERVLLLGASGSGKSTLLQGFGGVLGGADEGETLGQLLVDGQAPVDARGRVGMVLQDPDTQTILARVGDDVAFGCENLGVPRDEIWARVREALDAVQLDVALDRSTAALSGGQKQRLALAGVLAMRPGAILLDEPTANLDPAGVDEVRDAVGAALDRTGATLVVIEHRIDVWLPLVTRVIVLGAGDDSTVVLADGTPEAVLGARGAELAASGVWVPGHPPALPPAPRTEPGEPLIETRALRVSRRRGLPVAGPFDLAVHAGEVLGITGPNGAGKSTLGLTLAGLIPAEEGAVRATPSLAAGETPDPLAWSSRALLTRIATVLQTPEHQLLAKTVREELAVGPRALRLAPDEIASRTDDLLDRLRLRALADANPYTLSGGEKRRLTVAAAIATRPRMLVLDEPTFGQDAVTWAELVGLMAALRDEGTAIVAISHDEAVLSALHARRIEVGR
- a CDS encoding NAD(P)-dependent oxidoreductase, which encodes MSALAGKTILMSGGSRGIGLAIALRAAADGANIAMLAKTDSPHPKLEGTVHTAAEQIRAAGGQALPIVGDVRDDDDITEAVLKTQGEFGGIDIVVNNASVIDLSRSLELGAKKYDLMQDVNVRGTFMLSRAAIPMLKDAENPHILSLSPPLNPTPRWLGAHTGYTLAKFGMTMVTLGLAAEFARDGIAANTLWPRTTIATAAVQNLLGGDKVMAASRTAEIYADAAYSVLTKPAGGYTGQTLIVEDVLEADGVTDFSRYAAVQGTPDDRLFPDIFLD
- a CDS encoding hemolysin family protein — protein: MMGDLLWNIALVFVFVLVGGVFAATEMALVTLRESQINAIAARGRRGAKVAGLARNPNTFLSAVQIGVTVAGFASAAYGATSIAPSVAPLLQSLGLDEQLSFTLATVILTLLIAYLSLVLGELVPKRLAIQRNAQFAYAVAPVLDGFATVMRPVIWLLSVSTNALVRLLGGDPHKTADELSEEELRDIVATHQSLPDDERRILDDVLSLRDRQVSEVMRPRPEVVALDGTATIAESMAQVTELPFSRYPVVDASIDDIVGFVHVRDLFEAAVADPSRTVDSLARPVEYLPSTARVLPTLTRLRAAGHHIAVVVDEYGGTDGIVTLEDLVEEVVGEIFDEYDTEDRIPAAGGSLDGRLNLGDFAEITGIALPRGASDTVAGFVTEMLGRLAVVGDSVEVPGATIRVTAVDRRRISEIRVVLHDESGSSDSTDAAEGAPA
- a CDS encoding aminoglycoside 3'-phosphotransferase; protein product: MSIPEAALPVPEIVRSLAGGAALTPVWRNSLGGVTFRTDDGRYIKWGPHDAEANMRDEAERMRWARRWTTVPEVLDQGQDAAHEWLVTTALPGRSAVDPRWVADPATAVPAVGAGLRALHDALPAAECPWSWDPASRIANAAQRGIRVPDDLRVPPPVDMLVVCHGDACVPNTLLDDDGRPLGHVDLAALGVADRWADIAVASMSTEWNYGRGWEDALIEAYGVAPDRARIDYYRRLWNET
- a CDS encoding energy-coupling factor transporter transmembrane component T encodes the protein MIDPLTARVDRTGPIAPRSALAKLAAALLIALPLVLTIDVVSASVALLLEIPLLLLAGLRPREFWLRTAVLWIAAPLSAVTIALYGATSGTVHVEWLVMRVSDGSLALAAATAVRVLAIGLPAVVLFVTVDPTDLADDLAQRLRLPARFVVGALAGMRMLGLLADDWRALALARRARGVADEGRVRRALGMAFALFVLAIRRGSSLATAMEARGFGGSGARSWARPSRWDRRDTALVVVAAVIPVAAIAVAVVTGAWNFILGPTA
- a CDS encoding TerC family protein encodes the protein MNITPLVWIITILVTIAFFVYEFFAHVRKPHEPTVGESARWSAFYIGLALLFGVGIGVVSGWEFGGEYFAGYLTEKALSIDNLFVFLIVMAGFAVPRIYQQKVLMIGIVIALIMRGAFIALGATLIENFSWIFYLFGALLLVLAYRQAFAGGDHNPADGRFMRFVRRILPVSDEYAGDRLTVVKAGRRFVTPMFLVIIAIGFVDLIFAVDSIPAIYGLTEEAYIVFTANAFALMGLRQLYFLIGGLLERLVYLAQGLAVILAFIGVKLVLHAMHVNELPFINGGEPMLWAPEIPIWFSLVFIGATIAVATVASLAKTRRDDRRAALDSSSAGTPADTTPRTDKDPS
- a CDS encoding SDR family NAD(P)-dependent oxidoreductase — translated: MQIQGSSALVTGGASGLGLATARALAAEGAVVTILDLPSSAGAEIAHELGGVFSPGDVTNAEDAAAAARAAQDAAPLRIVVNCAGIAPPAKVLDREGNPAVLADFERIVRINLVGTFNVLSQAAAVIAKNDPVEGGDRGVVVNTASVAAFDGQIGQPAYSASKGGVHAMTLPVARELARYGIRVCTIAPGIMETPMLMGLPQEAQDSLGTQVPYPSRLGRPDEYASLVRQIVENGYLNGETIRLDGAIRMAPK